From Camelina sativa cultivar DH55 chromosome 7, Cs, whole genome shotgun sequence, one genomic window encodes:
- the LOC104702309 gene encoding 5'-3' exoribonuclease 3 has protein sequence MGVPSFYRWLAEKYPLLVADVIEEEPVEIEGIKIPVDTSKPNPNNLEYDNLYLDMNGIIHPCFHPEDRPSPTTFEEVFQCMFDYIDRLFVMVRPRKLLYMAIDGVAPRAKMNQQRSRRFRSAKDASDAAAEEERLREEFEREGRRLPPKVDSQVFDSNVITPGTEFMGVLSIALQYYVHLRLNHDVGWKNIKVILSDANVPGEGEHKIMSYIRLQRNLPGFDPNTRHCLYGLDADLIMLGLATHEVHFSILREVVYTPGQQDKCFLCGQMGHMAANCEGKAKKRAGEFDEKGDGNDFVKKPYQFLHIWVLREYLELEMRIPNPPFEIDLERIVDDFIFICFFVGNDFLPHMPTLEIREGAINLLMAVYKKEFRSFDGYLTDGCKPNLKRVEQFIQAVGSYEDKIFQKRARLHQRQAERVKRDKAQTRRMDDAAPTVQPDSLVPVARFSGSRLASAPTPSPFQSNDGGSAPHPKVRRLSSGSSVGAAIVDVENSLESDEHENKEELKTKLKELIREKSDAFNSDTTEEDKVKLGEPGWRERYYEEKFSVVTPEEMERVRKDVVLKYTEGLCWVMHYYMEGVCSWQWFYPYHYAPFASDLRDLGELDIKFELGTPFKPFNQLLGVFPAASAHALPERYRTLMTDPTSPIIDFYPTDFEVDMNGKRFSWQGIAKLPFIDEKRLLEAVSEVEFTLTDEEKRRNSRMCDMLFTATSHRLAELIFSLDNHCRQLSDRERVDFKVKIKPELSDGMNGYLTPCSGETHPPIFRSPMEGMEDILTNQVICCIYRLPDAHEHITRPPPGVIFPEKIVDVGDLKPPPALWHEENGRRPMHNNHGMHNNHGIHNNQGRQNPPGSVSGRHLGDAAHRLVSNSLQMGTDRHGYQTPTDVHAQHPPGYGYNTPQYVPPIPYQHGGYMAPPGVQGYAQPSPYQSRGGYQPRGPSGRFPSEPDQSQSRGGQHDSRGGGYSGNHHNQQQQQWHGQGGSEHNNSRGYGDQHHHQQGGDRDRRGGGRGRGRGSHHHDQGGNSFSALRPRHRY, from the exons ATGGGAGTACCTTCGTTTTACCGGTGGTTGGCTGAGAAGTATCCGCTGTTAGTGGCGGATGTTATCGAGGAAGAGCCTGTTGAAATCGAAGGCATCAAGATACCCGTTGATACTAGTAAACCTAACCCTAACAATCTCGAATACGATAATCTCTATCTCGACATGAACGGGATTATCCATCCTTGCTTTCACCCTGAAGATAGG CCATCTCCAACTACCTTTGAGGAGGTGTTTCAGTGTATGTTTGACTACATTGATAGGCTTTTCGTGATGGTACGGCCAAGGAAGCTGCTCTATATGGCTATTG ATGGTGTTGCTCCAAGAGCTAAAATGAATCAACAGAGGTCTAGACGGTTTAGATCCGCTAAAGATGCATCCGATGCT GCTGCTGAAGAAGAACGGCTGCGAGAGGAGTTTGAGAGGGAGGGTAGAAGACTCCCTCCAAAAGTGGACTCTCAAGTGTTTGATTCTAATGTTATTACACCTGGAACTGAATTCATGGGTGTTCTATCTATAGCGCTGCAATATTATGTGCACCTTAGACTTAATCATGATGTTGGTTGGAAAAATATTAAG GTTATCCTTTCAGACGCAAATGTTCCAGGTGAAGGGGAGCATAAAATTATGTCATACATTCGGCTTCAAAGAAATCTTCCTGGTTTTGACCCAAACACTCGGCATTGCTTGTATGGACTG GACGCTGACTTGATTATGTTGGGCTTGGCGACCCATGAAGTTCATTTTTCAATTCTTCGAGAG GTTGTCTATACTCCTGGACAGCAGGATAAATGCTTCTTGTGTGGTCAAATGGGCCATATGGCTGCAAATTGtgaaggaaaagcaaagaagaggGCAGGAGAATTTGATGAGAAGGGCGATGGAAATGATTTCGTCAAAAAGCCATATCAG TTCCTCCATATTTGGGTTCTTAGAGAATACCTGGAGCTTGAAATGAGGATTCCCAACCCTCCATTTGAGATTGATCTAGAGCgcattgttgatgattttatcttcatatgtttctttgtgGGCAATGATTTCTTACCACATATGCCGACATTGGAGATTCGAGAG GGTGCTATCAACTTGCTTATGGCTGTTTACAAGAAGGAATTTCGGTCATTTGACGGCTATTTAACTGATGGGTGCAAG CCAAATCTAAAGAGGGTGGAACAGTTTATTCAGGCTGTTGGATCGTACGAAGATAAGATATTTCAGAAGAGAGCCAGGTTACATCAG AGGCAAGCGGAAAGAGTAAAGCGAGATAAAGCTCAAACAAGAAGAATGGATGATGCAGCTCCGACAGTTCAACCAGATTCTCTTGTTCCAGTTGCACGATTTAGTGGTTCTCGACTTGCTTCGGCTCCTACACCGTCACCATTCCAGTCTAATGATGGCGGGTCTGCTCCGCATCCAAAAGTTCGACGTTTATCTTCAGGATCCAGTGTTGGTGCTGCTATTGTTGACGTCGAGAATAGTCTCGAATCTGAT GAACACGAGAACAAAGAAGAGCTAAAGACAAAGCTCAAGGAGTTAATTCGTGAGAAATCAGATGCTTTCAACTCGGATACTACTGAAGAGGACAAG GTGAAGCTAGGGGAACCAGGATGGAGAGAAAGATATTATGAAGAGAAGTTCTCAGTAGTAACCCCTGAAGAAATGGAAAGAGTGCGGAAGGATGTT GTTTTGAAGTATACAGAAGGCCTTTGTTGGGTCATGCATTACTACATGGAAGGTGTTTGCTCATGGCAGTG GTTTTATCCTTATCATTATGCACCATTTGCTTCTGATCTGAGGGATTTGGGAGAGCTGGATATTAAGTTTGAATTAGGAACTCCTTTTAAGCCTTTCAATCAACTTCTTGGGGTGTTTCCAGCAGCAAG TGCGCATGCACTTCCAGAGCGCTACAGGACCTTGATGACTGATCCCACCTCTCCTATCATTGATTTTTACCCAACTG attttgaggTCGACATGAATGGAAAGCGTTTTTCGTGGCAG gGAATTGCTAAGCTGCCTTTCATTGATGAAAAGCGCCTACTAGAAGCTGTTTCCGAAGTGGAATTTACGTTGACT GATGAAGAGAAGCGTAGAAACAGCAGGATGTGTGATATGCTTTTCACAGCAACGTCTCATCGCCTGGCTGAACTCATCTTTTCACTTGACAACCACTGTCGGCAATTAAGTGACAGGGAGAGAGTAGACTTTAAGGTTAAGATCAAACCTGAGCTCAG TGATGGTATGAATGGCTACTTGACTCCGTGTTCAGGGGAGACTCACCCGCCAATATTCAGGTCCCCAATGGAGGGTATGGAGGACATCTTGACCAACCAAGTCAT ATGTTGTATTTACAGACTTCCAGATGCACATGAACACATAACCAGGCCTCCTCCTGGTGTCATCTTCCCTGAGAAG ATTGTGGACGTAGGAGACTTAAAACCCCCACCTGCTCTGTGGCACGAGGAAAATGGAAGGAGACCAATGCATAATAATCACGGGATGCATAATAATCATGGGATCCATAATAATCAGGGGAG GCAAAACCCACCTGGAAGTGTATCTGGGAGGCATCTGGGAGATGCAGCACATCGTCTCGTCTCCAACAGCTTACAGATGGGAACAGACCGACATGGATACCAGACACCAACAGATGTACATGCTCAGCATCCTCCTGGTTACGGCTACAATACTCCGCAGTATGTTCCACCAATTCCTTACCAACATGGTGGTTATATGGCTCCACCTGGCGTGCAAGGTTATGCTCAGCCGTCTCCTTACCAAAGTCGAGGTGGGTACCAACCTCGTGGACCCAGTGGGAGATTCCCATCAGAGCCTGACCAGAGTCAATCACGGGGAGGTCAGCATGACTCTAGAGGAGGAGGGTATTCTGGTAATCATcataatcaacaacaacaacaatggcatGGTCAAGGCGGGTCCGAACATAATAACTCACGAGGGTATGGtgatcagcatcatcatcaacaaggTGGTGACCGCGACcgcagaggaggaggaagaggaagagggagaggaagtcatcatcatgatcaagGCGGGAATTCGTTTTCGGCTTTACGTCCTAGGCATCGATATTAA